The bacterium genome includes a window with the following:
- a CDS encoding cob(I)yrinic acid a,c-diamide adenosyltransferase — MRIYTKTGDRGETDLIGGKRVRKNDPRVEAYGTVDELNSHLGLSRAYLSYRDLAALIEQIQNHLFELGAELAGSTEKSDPHLCVTTSHVEFLEHAIDKLENDIEPLNAFILPGGTPVAAQLHIARSVCRNAERKVIALSEIEEINPEIIRYLNRLSDFLFTSARTVNQRAGYSDLKWRGSSRKT; from the coding sequence ATGCGCATCTATACAAAGACGGGTGACCGAGGGGAAACCGACTTAATTGGGGGAAAGCGCGTACGCAAGAACGATCCGCGCGTGGAAGCTTATGGCACAGTGGATGAGCTCAACTCCCACTTAGGTCTATCCAGGGCTTACCTTTCGTATAGAGATTTGGCCGCTTTGATTGAGCAAATTCAGAACCACCTTTTTGAATTGGGCGCGGAACTGGCAGGATCGACCGAAAAGTCCGATCCGCATCTTTGTGTAACTACAAGCCATGTCGAGTTTCTTGAACACGCAATCGACAAGCTCGAAAATGACATTGAACCGTTGAATGCTTTCATCTTGCCAGGCGGGACACCAGTCGCGGCACAGCTTCATATCGCTCGATCAGTCTGCCGCAACGCTGAACGAAAAGTAATCGCTCTTAGCGAAATCGAAGAGATAAATCCGGAGATAATCCGCTATCTGAACCGATTATCGGATTTCCTATTCACATCGGCTCGAACAGTTAATCAACGCGCAGGATACTCGGATTTAAAATGGCGAGGAAGCTCCCGTAAAACTTGA